One window of Nicotiana tomentosiformis chromosome 11, ASM39032v3, whole genome shotgun sequence genomic DNA carries:
- the LOC104095849 gene encoding probable sucrose-phosphate synthase codes for MAGNDWINSYLEAILDVGPGIEDKKSSLLLRERGRFSPTRYFVEEVITGFDETDLHRSWVRAQATRSPQERNTRLENMCWRIWNLARQKKQLEGEQAQWMAKRRQEREKGRREAVADMSEDLSEGEKGDVVSDIPSHGESTKGRLPRISSVETMEAWVNQQRGKKLYIVLISLHGLIRGENMELGRDSDTGGQVKYVVELARALGSMPGVYRVDLLTRQVSSPEVDWSYGEPTEMLPPRSTEGLMTEMGESSGAYIIRIPFGPREKYIPKEQLWPYIPEFVDGALNHIIQMSKVLGEQIGNGYPVWPVAIHGHYADAGDSAALLSGALNVPMLFTGHSLGRDKLDQLLRQGRLSKDEINSTYKIMRRIEAEELTLDASEIVITSTRQEIDEQWRLYDGFDPILERKLRARIKRNVSCYGRFMPRMAVIPPGMEFHHIVPHEGDMDGETEGTEDGKAPDPPIWTEIMRFFSNPRKPMILALARPDPKKNLTTLVKAFGECRPLRELANLMLIMGNRDNIDEMSSTNSSVLLSILKMIDKYDLYGQVAYPKHHKQADVPDIYRLAAKTKGVFINPAFIEPFGLTLIEAAAYGLPMVATKNGGPVDIHRVLDNGLLVDPHDQQAIADALLKLVADKHLWAKCRANGLKNIHLFSWPEHCKTYLSRIASCKPRQPRWLRNDDDDDENSETDSPSDSLRDIHDISLNLRFSLDGEKNDNKENADNTLDPEVRKSKLENAVLSWSKGVLKSTPKAWSSDKGDQNSGPGKFPAIRRRRHIFVIAVDCDASSGLSESVRKIFEAVEKERAEGSIGFILASSFNISQVQSFLVSEGMKPTDFDAYICNSGGDLYYSSFHSEQNPFVVDLYYHSHIEYRWGGEGLRKTLVRWAASIIDKKGENEDHIVVEDEDNSADYCYTFKVRKLGTVPPAKELRKLMRIQALRCHAVYCQNGSRINVIPVLASRSQALRYLYLRWGMDLSKLVVFVGESGDTDYEGLIGGLRKAVIMKGLCASASSLIHGNRNYPLSDVLPFDSPNVVQAAEECSSTEIRSSLEKLGVLKG; via the exons ATGGCGGGAAACGATTGGATTAACAGCTACTTAGAGGCGATATTGGATGTAGGTCCAGGGATCGAAGATAAGAAGTCGTCGTTGTTGTTAAGAGAGAGAGGGAGGTTTAGTCCAACGCGATACTTCGTTGAGGAAGTTATTACTGGCTTCGATGAGACTGATCTACATCGTTCCTGGGTTCGA GCACAAGCTACTCGGAGTCCGCAAGAGAGGAATACTAGGCTCGAGAATATGTGTTGGAGGATTTGGAATTTGGCTCGCCAGAAAAAGcag CTTGAGGGAGAGCAAGCTCAGTGGATGGCGAAACGCCGTCAAGAACGTGAGAAAGGTCGCAGAGAGGCAGTTGCTGATATGTCAGAGGATCTATCTGAGGGAGAGAAAGGGGATGTGGTCAGTGACATTCCATCTCACGGTGAAAGTACCAAAGGCCGCTTGCCTAGAATCAGTTCTGTGGAGACAATGGAAGCCTGGGTTAATCAGCAGAGGGGAAAGAAGCTTTATATCGTACTTATAAG TTTACATGGTTTAATTCGGGGTGAGAATATGGAGCTTGGACGGGATTCTGATACAGGTGGTCAG GTGAAGTATGTTGTTGAACTTGCGAGGGCCTTAGGGTCGATGCCAGGTGTATATCGGGTTGACTTGCTTACTAGACAAGTATCTTCGCCAGAAGTAGATTGGAGCTATGGGGAACCAACCGAGATGCTGCCACCAAGAAGTACCGAGGGCTTGATGACTGAGATGGGGGAGAGTAGTGGTGCTTATATTATTCGCATCCCTTTTGGACCTAGAGAAAAGTATATTCCAAAAGAGCAGCTATGGCCTTATATTCCCGAATTTGTTGATGGTGCCCTTAACCATATTATTCAAATGTCCAAAGTTCTGGGTGAGCAAATTGGTAACGGCTATCCTGTGTGGCCTGTTGCCATACATGGGCATTATGCAGATGCTGGTGACTCAGCCGCTCTCCTGTCAGGTGCTTTAAATGTACCAATGCTTTTCACTGGTCACTCACTTGGTAGAGATAAGTTGGATCAACTATTGCGACAAGGTCGGTTGTCAAAGGATGAAATAAATTCAACCTACAAAATAATGCGGAGAATCGAGGCTGAGGAGTTAACTCTTGACGCTTCAGAAATTGTCATAACCAGTACAAGACAGGAGATTGATGAGCAATGGCGTTTGTATGATGGGTTTGATCCAATATTAGAGCGTAAGTTACGTGCAAGGATCAAGCGCAATGTCAGCTGTTATGGCAGGTTTATGCCTCGTATGGCT GTAATTCCTCCTGGGATGGAGTTCCACCATATTGTTCCACATGAAGGTGACATGGATGGCGAAACAGAAGGAACTGAAGATGGAAAAGCCCCGGATCCACCTATTTGGACAGAG ATAATGCGCTTCTTTTCTAATCCAAGGAAGCCTATGATACTCGCCCTTGCTAGGCCTGATCCGAAGAAGAACCTCACTACTTTAGTGAAAGCATTTGGTGAATGTCGTCCATTGAGAGAGCTTGCTAATCTT ATGTTGATAATGGGTAATCGAGATAATATCGACGAAATGTCTAGCACAAATTCATCAGTCCTCCTTTCAATCTTAAAGATGATAGATAAGTATGATCTTTATGGTCAAGTAGCTTATCCTAAACACCACAAGCAGGCAGATGTTCCTGATATCTATCGCCTTGCTGCAAAGACTAAG GGAGTTTTTATTAATCCAGCTTTTATTGAGCCTTTTGGACTGACTTTGATTGAG GCAGCAGCTTACGGTCTCCCAATGGTAGCCACAAAAAATGGAGGACCTGTTGATATCCACAGG GTTCTTGACAATGGTCTCTTAGTGGATCCCCATGATCAGCAGGCAATCGCTGATGCTCTTTTGAAGCTGGTTGCTGATAAGCACTTGTGGGCTAAATGTAGGGCAAATGGATTAAAAAATATCCACCTCTTCTCGTGGCCTGAGCACTGTAAAACATATCTTTCCCGGATAGCTAGCTGCAAACCTAGGCAACCACGCTGGCTGAGaaacgatgatgatgatgatgaaaatTCAGAAACTGATTCTCCTAGTGATTCCTTGAGAGATATTCATGATATATCTCTGAATTTGAGATTTTCACTAGATGGGGAGAAGAATGACAATAAAGAAAATGCTGATAATACATTAGACCCGGAAGTTCGAAAGAGCAAGTTAGAGAATGCTGTTTTGTCCTGGTCTAAGGGTGTACTTAAGAGCACACCGAAAGCTTGGTCGTCAGATAAGGGAGACCAGAATTCTGGTCCTGGTAAATTTCCAGCGATAAGGAGGAGAAGACATATTTTTGTTATTGCAGTGGATTGTGATGCTAGCTCAGGACTCTCTGAAAGTGTGAGAAAGATATTTGAGGCTGTAGAGAAAGAAAGAGCAGAGGGTTCCATTGGATTCATCCTGGCCTCATCTTTCAATATATCACAAGTACAGTCTTTCCTGGTTTCGGAGGGCATGAAGCCTACTGATTTTGATGCTTACATATGCAATAGTGGAGGTGATCTTTATTATTCATCCTTCCACTCTGAACAAAATCCTTTTGTAGTTGACTTGTACTACCACTCGCATATCGAGTATCGTTGGGGGGGCGAAGGGTTGAGGAAGACACTGGTGCGTTGGGCCGCTTCTATCATTGACAAGAAGGGTGAAAATGAAGATCACATTGTTGTTGAGGATGAAGACAATTCAGCCGACTACTGCTATACTTTCAAAGTCCGCAAGCTTGGGACG GTTCCTCCTGCGAAGGAACTTAGAAAACTAATGAGAATTCAGGCGCTTCGTTGTCACGCCGTTTATTGTCAAAATGGGAGTAGGATTAATGTGATTCCTGTACTGGCATCTCGGTCCCAAGCACTCAG GTACTTGTATCTGCGATGGGGAATGGACTTGTCAAAGTTGGTGGTTTTCGTTGGAGAAAGCGGTGATACTGATTATGAAGGATTGATCGGTGGTCTACGCAAGGCTGTCATAATGAAAGGACTCTGCGCTAGTGCAAGCAGCTTAATTCATGGTAATAGGAATTACCCGCTATCCGATGTTTTACCATTCGACAGCCCTAATGTTGTTCAAGCGGCAGAGGAATGTAGCAGTACGGAGATCCGTTCCTCACTGGAGAAACTAGGGGTACTCAAAGGATAA